One Spirochaetaceae bacterium DNA segment encodes these proteins:
- the nadS gene encoding NadS family protein — protein sequence MKENDFSELVTSIKEAGDIKRGSRPPSRFFEFGPVDIKAVRERLQRSQSEFALMIGVSVATLRNWEQGRRRPEGPARALLKVAAEAPEAVEKALRA from the coding sequence ATGAAGGAAAACGATTTCAGCGAACTGGTCACAAGCATCAAGGAAGCAGGCGACATCAAGCGTGGCAGCCGGCCGCCCTCACGCTTCTTCGAGTTCGGGCCCGTTGACATCAAGGCAGTGCGGGAGAGATTGCAGCGGTCGCAATCCGAGTTCGCTCTCATGATCGGAGTCAGCGTGGCCACGCTTCGGAACTGGGAACAAGGGCGGCGTCGACCCGAAGGGCCGGCCCGAGCCTTGCTGAAGGTCGCCGCTGAGGCTCCCGAAGCCGTCGAAAAGGCGCTGCGGGCGTAG